In Phaseolus vulgaris cultivar G19833 chromosome 7, P. vulgaris v2.0, whole genome shotgun sequence, the genomic stretch CATATTTGTGTTATAATGTTAAATTACTGTTAAGTTAAGTAATAtttaaccaaaataaatattaaaaataaataattgattctaattttatttatttttaatatttatacaagtttaatattaattagaacaacattaattttgtttattttattatttatttaagttacatcattaacattaatataatttaattttaatatttatttaagttaacaCAAATTTAATCGATTATAGTTTAAAAGTGTTgatgacaataaataaaaatggtaGATTATTTTAATCTAAAAGTTCGGTTTTAAAGATAACAAATTACAATTTTTATCTTtcacttttatatataaatctaTTCACATTTATCTTCTTCATCTACACTCAAATTTTTCATTTATACTCCTCTTCTTTACCAACATTTATCTTCCTCTTCCACACTCACTCATCTCCTTTATTCAAATACACACCTCCTTCATCCACATATTTTTTCATCTACATTTATCTCCTTCATTCACACTtataagtaaataaattttaaaaaaacataaaacgAGTTTAAACATTTTGACATAATGGTATTTCAGTATGCGGTAGTTCCAGAGTCTTTTTATTGGTAAGTTAAcggattttttttcttgtttagaATTGTAATTGTACCTTTTGGTGTGGGGAAATTTTcaacataaaaataattcaaaccTAAGAAACATGCAATACTTAAAATCAGAAGAAAAACTTCTACCAATTAATTACTGTGTCAAATTATAATCAATCAATAAACAGGACGAGTGAAGATATTTTATCTAAATATCGCCAAGAGATTTCTCAGGGTAAGTAACTCTAGCATGTAATTAGAGATTAAATGAGGTTATAAAAGCAATGGAACATAACTCTCTCCATCATGTTGAATTTCATAGCAAAGACAGATGGGAAGAGAAAAAGGAGGAGGCAAATTTTATCTACACAAGTTTTGTCCTTCTCTTCCCGAAACTGCAAGTAGAAGGTTCTAAACTGTAGATTCAAAGAGTGTCCAATATATACAGTGTAACTCAGTGACAAAATAAGAACCAGTTAGAAAGGTCAGATATGTATGGTCATATATGTTATAATTTCACGTTGATAAGCAGATAGTGAGCCTAGATATATATCCAAACCACAAAGTTTTATTCAGAAACTCTAAATGATGCAATTACATTGGAGAATTTTCTTCTCAGCTCAGATAGATCTACACTGTCGGAATTTTCAACCTGTGAGTGAACCCATTTCATCAATAACAGAAggcaaaatataaaatagtagtGTGTGTATACTTTTTCACAGAAAAAAACGTATAACATAACTAGAAGACAAGAATCTACTACACGTACATACCTCACACTGCAAACTGTGGAGTAATCTGCCATTGACTTTAGTTGAAAGACAGCAAACAACTTCAAGTCCCTCTTCTAACACTAGTTCCAGCAATTTAGAAAGTGAAACCCCTTCCTCACTGAATCCACTGATCTCAATCCCCACAGCTCCACTACTATTTTGGTGGACAGTGAAACCACTAGATTCATGCTTGTTCTGACGGCTTTCGAGGGTGGAGTTTATGGGAAGTTTCTTCTTCAGCTTATCCCTCTTGTCACTCAACTCTTTAATATTCTTCTGCAGGTGGTTTATGTAATTCACTGTCTCGCTCATTTGATCAGATATGGAACGCTTTCCCTGAAAATCCAATAGAAAAAGAATAGTACTAATAATAACCCTAACCAGAacacaatcaagaaaaaaatggaaagaaatGGAAAAGTAGACGGATAATTAATTGGCTGACCTTGATGAAGGAAAGAGGGAGAAGGGATCTAAGAGAGGCATGAAGGGTTGCCATTTCTTGCCTCCTTTTCCTCTCAATCTCTCTGTGAACCATCTTTTTTGCAGATTCTTCTTGGGTAGAATTTTCGTGACTGGTTTCAGGCGCATAAAAAAGTTTGTTGGGGTGGCTAGTACGCAATTTTTTATCTGAATAAGCGACAAGGGGAGAATTATCGATATTGTGATCATCCAGGAGGAGATCTTTAGAGATTTTGTGTTGCGGTTGGAGACCATTAGAAAATTGGATCACCAGCTCATTGCCGCGTTGTAAAGGAAACATGGTTGGTCAGCTTGATCAACAGTACTGTTCCAAGTTATTATCCTCAATTTTGGCTAAGGAAACAGATATTTAGTTTAAGGTAGTTAATGTGTTTTGTTTGAGAGAAGAGGGCCTTGTATATATATGCCAAAGTTTCCACCTCCATATATAGCTATCTATTCACCTTGGGAAGTGATTTGAAGTATTTGAAGTCTGACCTCACTACTGGAGTAATTATTTGAGGCCACTGTTCATAACACAACCCCACCTATTCACTTTCACATAATAATCTAAATTGATGGACCAATCTTTCAAAAGGCCACCTAGCTATCAAAATAAGGCAATCACTATAGTTATGGTTAAAGAGGGGCCAAGAGAACACattttacatgtcataaactttagtgtaaaatagtttttaaagtagcatagtttaatttctttttgtaattgtgttgaaacatgcaaagagGCACCTAGAAGGCTAAATCTTAAGTTTAATTAGGATTtcctaattaaattaaagtcCAGCTCACACATAGACATCATAGAGAGTAAGTTCtaggcctttccacacatggaaggattctagaacctacctccaCATGTCTGCTCTCATTTAGGCGCCAACTTCATTTCATTTTGTGCACATTTGCCTTTCATTTGACTCTTCATTTCTGGCCTCCTAGTCCTATATAAGGAGAGCTTCGTTGCTGAAATTGAaagattaatttgagtaatgaaatgctatCAAAATGTGTCATTCTTACTCCCTTGCCTAAAATCTCTTAAGATTTAGGTCtctaatcttcaaacctttcacctacaaagagagttggccgaacctctctcacTATCCTACTCTTTATGCACCTCCAAGACTACCACAACTCTTAAGAGAGTCTTGTTCCATCAACAATCCATTGAAGCTTCCGCAAATTCCACCACAAAAATCGTAAGTTGAAGAGCTCAAACTATCATAAATGCTCTTAATTAAGCGCCATAAATTCTATTAATACTAACTTctctaaaacaataaaaatagaaGATAAAATATATGACTGATTTCTGTCCATGCAAAATCTTTCCTTTTCAATTGTGTGAGAAAAAAAGTTGTGGAAAACaaggaaataatttttttttttaatttagaatagttatatattatttttttactttttagatTCTTTTATCCATTTAAATGATGAATTCAAGGAGTAATGATATATTGACAATCCAAAAATTTTATGCAATTACATTATGACtcttaatactattattttaatatttttttatataatttaattataaatttatcctttattatatatatttatatctaatttCATCACACCAAAAGTTTATACAACTTTTCAATTGTCaaaacatcattttccattaagGATAGGGGTGGTCAATTCCGCTTTTGCACTTAAATAGGGTAACTttactaatttattaaaatgggcaaaaaaaatttaactacgTTTTTGGATAAATCGGGTTTCACTGGAACCATTTTATACAAAGAAGTTGTGCTCCAACTTCAGAACTTCTTGCTtagaaatttttaaatattttcatttgaaGGTAGTGTTCTAACATTATGAATTTGGTGTTGAATAAATCATGAAGAATTGTTGCACTATCAATactattgaaaaaattaaaactaatttcttttttttgtgtagataagaaaaaatcattaataacaGAACATGTCATataaaaatggtttttaaactgtcattattataaatatcattataaattaattgtttataacGTCGTCGTTATAAAATCATATTAAcaagatattaaattattttttatttttaatgtcaATACTGATACGAGAAAAAGGATT encodes the following:
- the LOC137829703 gene encoding transcription factor bHLH118-like, yielding MFPLQRGNELVIQFSNGLQPQHKISKDLLLDDHNIDNSPLVAYSDKKLRTSHPNKLFYAPETSHENSTQEESAKKMVHREIERKRRQEMATLHASLRSLLPLSFIKGKRSISDQMSETVNYINHLQKNIKELSDKRDKLKKKLPINSTLESRQNKHESSGFTVHQNSSGAVGIEISGFSEEGVSLSKLLELVLEEGLEVVCCLSTKVNGRLLHSLQCEVENSDSVDLSELRRKFSNVIASFRVSE